The Acropora palmata chromosome 3, jaAcrPala1.3, whole genome shotgun sequence nucleotide sequence TAACAACTTCCATACAGTCAAATCAAACCTTGATTATTCAAACTTGTGGGGACTGGGCTCAATGGTTCaatcaaaaatataaacattaaccctttcccgaatgtgagtgccaattggcacttatagattttactctgtctaacgccagacgattttactcgtcaatggagaaccccttgggcaggaaagggttaacatcttcaaaaactatgtccccatttaCTGAGCCAAGAACAAAACTGAATATCTTCAAGGAGagtaaataaaatttcacTCAGCCACAGGGCAAATCAAAGGCAATGAGTCAAATGTACTATATTAGTTATGGTGTGTGTGGTGACATGTTCCGATTTGTGCTTTGACGCAAAATAAATTTAGTGCACTCAAAAGTCTCATCGCataatttgaaggaaaaaagttttgctgCAGACATAAAATATGACTAACTaatatttatgaaaaactggGACCAAAGAAGCAAGTCTGGATAATCTAAAAATCTGGATAATTGAGGTTCAACTGCACTATCAATGACTTGTATGACTGTGGCACCTGTGGAATAATCAACTGCCCTTCCTACTTGAAAAGTAGGAGACAGGTCAacatatttgaaaacaaaaaatcgcAAGCTCAGCACCCcaacacaaaaaatggaatcgACTTTGATTTTACCCAAACTAAAGATATGAACATTTCACACAAATCTTGCTGTTATTTGAACTtgggagaaaaagaaatgaaccAGATTGGTCTAATGAGGAACAATGAATATTTGTTATTCTCCAGCAGGTGTATGAGTTGCAGTTCATGAAaatagagcactgcaccaacttttttttctctcttttcattcaactGCTTGTTTGAAGAAAAGCAGTTTCAATGAAGTTGACTTGGACAAAAGTGAGAAATAATAaacattagtataaatttactcgtagtctatcgtgaatccgtgaatctgattggctatattactcgtagactatctgctgatagtcatcagttgtgaatagccaatgaaaatcgttcttctatttattttgaccaatcacgaagctttaaattttgaattgtgtatcacaaattttaaattgtatatcacgaagcttcagtgcacatcgtgtttgaaaccttgaatttgaattgccgatgtaaacacaatataacacttttaaccatttaaacgttactttacatttttatgcaatgagactacgagtaaatttatactaaaacaattagactactcgccctcgttttctacgagcgatagtcaactcggctgcgcctcgttgactatctgctcgtagaaaactcgggctcgtagtctaattgttaaataatacACGTATTGAGTGACCTAGCccaacaaaaataataggACAACGATGGAAGAATGCAAAGTCAACTACAAAATCACAGTTTATACTCAACTCTTAATTCGATCAGGTTTTAAAATAGCGACTTTATTGATCTGTGGTTGTGATTCCTCCGGCAATGAAGAAACATTCCAAAGTATAACATCAACAGAGTCATTGGGAATTATTTCTTCCTTCCACCGATGTTTCAATTCCatcttttaaggacggtgcctactattgttactgcgcatacgttctgcgcatctccagatactcggatttcctatcgccagtgcttactaatacagggatatttttgcgcgttttaaaactatccggagaaagaagatcttagtaagtactcttggtacccaaaaagaaaattgggggtaaccatgcatttttgagagataattaagcttcaatttgagaaagaacgccatacattgctttgtattttaaagcttttgacagatattattcatgaattatctttgaaaaatgcgtggtttccccccaattttctttttggatttcaataggacttgttaagatctacatttcgtgcataatcacacaccggggaaaaaatatctttaattagtaggcaccgtccttaagtatTAGTGcgattaaaattaaaatgaaactgTATTTGTTCCCTGAAGCCCAGCTTATAATAAGAGAATACAATAACTTCCTTTTATAGATCAGCACTGGGGTGAAAAGCAGGATGCCTAACTCTGACAACATAGCTCATCACTTGTAAAAGAGGAAATGTACGCAACGCGAATCGTTGTAAACAAACCTGTAGCAGGTTGCGGGTTGCGGGAAATACATACAGCTGTTTGCAGAGTATTAAAAGCTCCTATCGTCTAAAGCACTCTAACGCTATAtagtatattaaaatatgcaaTTCACTTGACACAAACCTCGTAGTTGGAAGAACTTTGTTCACGAATAAAAACATGGCTTTCTCAGGTGGAAGCTGGATCCTCTTTCGGATGATATACATGAACTGTGCGACTaaacaaagagagaaaaaaacaatgccATCTTTATGATACATCCGAGATTTCTACTATTTATAACATACTAAATTACGTTACTCCTGGCCAAAACAAAACGGTGCTTTTCAAGCAATTAAACACTTTGACATATCAACAGAAACTACGAATAGAAACTGTAAGAGCACAGTGCAGTTTCGTCCATCTTTTTACCTGTGAGATCCGAAGGAAcgagaaattttcttttgtcaataTCCTGAATCGAAGACTTTGGTGCCTTTTCTACGACAACCTGTGACAGAAGAACATTAATATCTCTTCCCCCCAACAAAGACACTCGGTGAAATCACATTACTTACAGGGATTCTGTCTGGATACTTGGACCTTATCTTCGCAGATTCATGACATCTCGATTCTATAAGCCAAAATTTCGGTCACATAATCAGCTCAATTTTATATCAATGTTTAGAAGAGCTAATATGAAATACCTAAGGAATGCTCTTCTTTGAATATCCACTTCATTTTTGTCCCAAAAGAGTATTAAACGCAACGAGGATTCGCCCTTTCACTTCTCTTCTCTGCTGCGCAACCtattttttccaaatgtttGAACACGTGACCGAATGTTATTTTCCCCTGTGACGTCGTAAAATTGTGTAATATCCCATATTTAGGTCCTTAATTCGGTCAGCGGTTTTATTAAAATGGCTAGAAATAGGTATGAAACTAAACATCACTTCCTGGTACTTTTGTTCACGTCACAATTGTCtattgaaaattaaacaaacaggCTACTTGTGCCCCATTTGTAGTCTCCTTTTCCAATATACAACTTCCGTCTTGACGGGTGTGGGCGAGAAGACGAAAGATGATTTCTGTAACACGAGACTGGTCATCCCCTAGTATTTCAACACGTTAAGTCCGGAGAAATATCAGATTACATTGTCTTAAATTACTTCTCTTCA carries:
- the LOC141877876 gene encoding gamma-aminobutyric acid receptor-associated protein-like 2 translates to MKWIFKEEHSLESRCHESAKIRSKYPDRIPVVVEKAPKSSIQDIDKRKFLVPSDLTVAQFMYIIRKRIQLPPEKAMFLFVNKVLPTTSSTMGAIYEEHKDEDGFLYIAYSGENTFGM